From Draconibacterium halophilum, one genomic window encodes:
- a CDS encoding polysaccharide deacetylase family protein, with protein MILFYSDEVNPRIEYIGKLIFSNILQTKIAFTQNSDEFRKSGLPKINYSYEKFDDEFYIKPHKLIFQNALIKPTINTVWYEGQKYFCESSKDSDLPFDPFAASFYLVTRHEEYVDKIRDKLGRYPYQNSILSKYNLLQKPVVNIWAKLLAKLLKEKYPEFSYTESKFSFISTIDIDNAYAYQNKGFLRTTAAWAKSVITGNRQDTIKRKRVLDGKESDPYDTYDYLDSVFAGNEDKVKFFFLLGDYGRYDKNIAHTNREYRELIKKTAEKYDVGIHPSFGSSKKGGKKKVRMEKQRLEEITGKTIHKSRQHYLRLRFPKTYTRLIKAGIEEDYTLGYSAQPGFRGGICTPYFFYNLKNESVTNLKIIPFNLMDGTLRYYLQVTPEKAFEEIKTIMQEVKNVGGTFVSVWHNETVNDLGTWKGFRDVFEQMNKLGFEWDNQ; from the coding sequence ATGATACTTTTTTATTCCGACGAAGTTAACCCGCGAATTGAGTACATTGGAAAACTAATCTTCTCCAACATTTTGCAAACGAAAATTGCATTTACTCAAAATTCCGATGAGTTTCGAAAGTCGGGGTTACCGAAGATCAATTATTCGTACGAAAAATTTGATGATGAATTTTATATTAAACCACACAAACTCATCTTTCAGAATGCACTTATAAAACCCACAATTAATACAGTTTGGTACGAGGGACAAAAATATTTCTGCGAAAGTTCAAAAGATTCCGATCTCCCTTTCGATCCTTTCGCAGCCTCATTTTACCTGGTAACCCGACACGAGGAATATGTAGATAAAATCCGCGATAAACTGGGGCGTTACCCTTATCAAAACAGTATATTATCGAAATACAATCTGCTGCAAAAACCCGTTGTAAACATCTGGGCAAAACTTTTGGCAAAGCTATTAAAAGAGAAATACCCGGAGTTTAGCTATACCGAATCAAAGTTCAGCTTTATTTCAACCATCGATATCGACAATGCCTACGCCTATCAAAACAAAGGATTTCTGCGCACAACTGCAGCCTGGGCAAAATCAGTGATAACAGGCAACCGACAAGACACTATAAAACGCAAACGTGTATTAGACGGCAAAGAATCCGATCCGTACGATACTTACGATTACCTCGACAGTGTATTTGCAGGAAACGAGGATAAAGTAAAATTTTTCTTTTTGTTGGGCGATTACGGACGTTACGACAAAAATATTGCCCACACAAATAGAGAATACAGGGAACTAATAAAAAAGACAGCCGAAAAATACGATGTTGGTATTCATCCATCGTTTGGAAGTAGCAAGAAAGGCGGCAAAAAGAAAGTAAGAATGGAAAAACAACGCCTGGAAGAAATTACCGGCAAAACCATTCATAAAAGTCGCCAGCATTATTTAAGGCTCCGATTTCCAAAAACATACACACGCTTAATAAAAGCCGGAATTGAGGAAGATTACACACTTGGTTATTCTGCACAACCGGGATTCAGAGGCGGTATCTGCACCCCCTATTTTTTCTACAATTTAAAGAATGAATCGGTAACGAACCTGAAAATTATCCCGTTCAACCTAATGGACGGAACGCTGCGTTACTACCTTCAGGTAACTCCCGAAAAAGCTTTTGAAGAAATAAAAACAATTATGCAGGAAGTTAAAAATGTTGGTGGTACATTTGTAAGTGTTTGGCACAACGAAACCGTCAACGACCTGGGAACATGGAAAGGTTTCAGAGATGTGTTTGAACAGATGAACAAACTAGGATTTGAATGGGACAACCAGTAG
- the rpsT gene encoding 30S ribosomal protein S20 gives MAHHKSALKRIRQDEKKRVHNKYYAKTTRNAIKALRDVTDKAEAEKMYPSVVAMIDKLAKRNIIHKNKASNLKSKLTTQVNSL, from the coding sequence ATGGCACATCATAAGTCAGCATTAAAAAGAATTCGTCAAGACGAAAAAAAGAGGGTACACAACAAGTACTACGCAAAAACTACCCGTAATGCGATTAAAGCTTTACGTGATGTAACTGACAAAGCAGAGGCTGAAAAAATGTATCCTTCAGTTGTGGCTATGATTGATAAATTAGCGAAACGCAATATCATTCATAAAAACAAAGCATCCAACTTAAAATCAAAATTAACCACTCAGGTTAATTCATTGTAA
- the radC gene encoding RadC family protein, giving the protein MGEYKKLNIKDWAVEDRPREKLLSKGPRSLTDAELIAILIGSGNLEETAVELSRRILTSVDNNLNDLGRKSIEYLTKFQGIGEAKAVTIVAALEIGKRRKDANVFNKKQITGSKDAAEYFQPMLGDLNHEEFWILLLNRGNRIIDTFMVSQGGISGTVIDVRLILKNALDKMASAIILCHNHPSGTMQASTADLNITQKIKNAAEIMDITVLDHIIIGQNNYLSLADEGMLN; this is encoded by the coding sequence ATGGGAGAATATAAAAAACTAAATATTAAAGATTGGGCTGTTGAAGATCGTCCGCGCGAAAAACTATTAAGTAAAGGACCACGATCGCTAACCGATGCCGAACTCATTGCCATATTAATTGGATCGGGAAATCTCGAAGAAACAGCAGTAGAACTCTCCAGACGAATTTTAACCTCAGTTGATAATAACCTTAACGATCTGGGCAGAAAAAGCATTGAATATCTAACAAAATTTCAGGGAATTGGCGAAGCAAAAGCCGTTACAATTGTTGCCGCTTTAGAAATAGGAAAACGTAGAAAAGATGCTAATGTATTCAATAAAAAACAGATAACCGGGAGCAAAGACGCTGCCGAATATTTTCAACCCATGCTCGGCGATTTGAACCATGAAGAGTTTTGGATTCTGCTGCTCAATCGCGGCAACAGGATAATCGACACATTTATGGTGAGCCAGGGAGGCATTTCCGGGACAGTCATCGATGTTCGGCTGATATTAAAAAATGCGCTGGATAAGATGGCTAGTGCAATTATTCTCTGCCACAATCACCCTTCAGGAACTATGCAGGCATCAACTGCCGATCTGAATATCACTCAGAAAATTAAAAATGCGGCTGAAATTATGGATATTACGGTGCTCGACCACATTATTATTGGCCAGAACAACTACCTGAGTTTAGCCGACGAAGGAATGTTAAACTAA